One genomic window of Euleptes europaea isolate rEulEur1 chromosome 10, rEulEur1.hap1, whole genome shotgun sequence includes the following:
- the MTO1 gene encoding protein MTO1 homolog, mitochondrial — protein MSCNPSFGGIGKGHLVREVDALDGLCARICDQSGVHYKVLNKRKGPAVWGLRAQIDRKLYRENMQKEVLQTPCLTVCEASVEDLLLSEPEAGHPGKCCVRGVILGDGRKVHAGSVILTTGTFLRGMILIGLEMHPAGRMGDQPSLGLAQTLEKLGFTMGRLKTGTPPRLLKDSIDFSVTERQPADNPPVPFSFLNEVVWIKPEDQLPCYLTYTNPKVEQLIRDNLHLNNHVRETTRGPRYCPSLESKVLRFPNRVHQLWLEPEGLDSNIIYPQGISLTLPSEIQQELVTHIRGLEKAKIVQPGYGVQYDFLDPRQLTASLESRLVQRLFFAGQINGTTGYEEAAAQGIIAGINAGLRVKGKPPFIISRTEGYIGVLIDDLTTLGTNEPYRMFTSRVEFRMSLRPDNADSRLTFRGYTEAGCVSQKRYDQASRMNAMLEEGIEALKAIEISSTKWAQLIPEATISTNHSSLVSALNILQYQEVNMEILARAFPESLKKFAEWKQLAQRLKIEAVYKLPVSLQRVEIEEVRQDEALQLPGDLDYFAIGASLSQEVREKLDSHRPQTIGAVRKIPGVTPAAVVSLLKFVKVSRKRAEGIK, from the exons ATGTCATGTAATCCTTCCTTTGGTGGAATTGGGAAAGGTCATCTGGTGAGGGAAGTGGATGCCCTGGACGGGCTCTGTGCTCGAATTTGTGATCAGTCTGGAGTGCATTATAAAGTGCTGAACAAGCGCAAAGGACCCGCTGTCTGGGGTCTCCGAGCTCAGATAGACAGAAAGCTCTACAGAGAGAACATGCAG AAAGAAGTGCTGCAAACCCCTTGTCTGACAGTGTGTGAAGCATCTGTGGAAGATCTTCTACTGTCGGAACCAGAAGCCGGGCATCCTGGGAAATGCTGTGTCAGAGGAGTCATTCTGG ggGATGGAAGGAAAGTGCATGCTGGAAGTGTTATTTTGACCACAGGCACATTTCTGAGGGGCATGATCCTCATTGGACTGGAAATGCATCCTGCTGGGCGGATGGGAGATCAGCCCTCCTTGGGCCTTGCTCAGACTTTGGAGAAGCTGGGATTTACTATGGGCAGACTCAAGACTGGGACTCCACCCCGGTTGCTGAAAgactccattgacttcagtgttaCGGAGAGACAACCGGCCGACAACCCTCCTGTGCCGTTCAGCTTTCTCAACGAAGTGGTGTGGATCAAG CCAGAAGATCAGCTGCCATGCTACCTGACTTACACCAACCCAAAAGTGGAGCAGCTCATCCGTGACAATCTTCACCTGAACAATCACGTCAGAGAGACAACAAGAGGACCTCG GTACTGCCCCTCACTTGAGTCTAAAGTTCTGCGTTTTCCAAACCGCGTGCATCAGCTCTGGCTTGAGCCCGAGGGTCTAGATTCCAATATCATCTACCCACAGGGAATCTCACTGACGTTGCCGTCTGAAATCCAGCAGGAGCTTGTCACCCACATTCGAGGTTTGGAAAAAGCAAAAATTGTGCAGCCAG GCTATGGAGTTCAGTATGATTTTCTGGACCCGCGTCAGCTGACTGCCTCCCTCGAGTCTCGTCTTGTTCAGCGGCTCTTCTTTGCAGGACAGATAAATGGCACCACGGGCTATGAGGAAGCTGCAGCCCAG GGTATAATTGCTGGAATTAATGCTGGCCTACGAGTCAAAGGTAAACCTCCCTTTATCATCAGTCGTACTGAAGGTTACATTGGCGTTTTGATTGATGATCTCACAACTCTGGGCACCAATGAACCCTACCGGATGTTCACAAGCCGCGTGGAGTTTCGGATGTCTCTGCGTCCAGATAACGCCGACAGCAGGCTCACCTTCCGAG GCTACACTGAAGCTGGCTGTGTGTCCCAAAAGCGATATGACCAGGCATCTCGGATGAACGCAATGTTGGAAGAAGGAATTGAAGCGCTGAAGGCTATTGAGATCAGCAGCACAAAATGGGCTCAGCTGATTCCAGAGGCGACCATAAGTACTAATCATAGCTCGCTTGTTAG TGCTCTGAACATCCTTCAGTACCAAGAGGTGAATATGGAGATTTTGGCAAGAGCTTTCCCGGAGTCCCTGAAAAAGTTTGCTGAATGGAAACAACTGGCTCAGAGGCTGAAAATAGAAG CTGTGTATAAGCTGCCGGTGTCCCTTCAGAGGGTGGAAATAGAAGAAGTGCGTCAAGATGAGGCTCTCCAGCTCCCAGGAGATCTGGATTATTTTGCCATCGGTGCATCACTATCCCAGGAAGTGCGAGAGAAATTGGATTCCCACCGACCTCAGACG ATTGGAGCTGTCCGCAAAATCCCTGGAGTTACGCCAGCTGCTGTTGTCAGTCTGCTAAAATTTGTGAAAGTCAGTCGCAAAAGAGCAGAGGGGATTAAGTAA
- the EEF1A1 gene encoding elongation factor 1-alpha 1 yields the protein MGKEKTHINIVVIGHVDSGKSTTTGHLIYKCGGIDKRTIEKFEKEAAEMGKGSFKYAWVLDKLKAERERGITIDISLWKFETSKYYVTIIDAPGHRDFIKNMITGTSQADCAVLIVAAGVGEFEAGISKNGQTREHALLAYTLGVKQLIVGVNKMDSTEPPYSQKRYEEIVKEVSTYIKKIGYNPDTVAFVPISGWNGDNMLEPSSNMPWFKGWKVTRKDGNASGTTLLEALDSILPPTRPTDKPLRLPLQDVYKIGGIGTVPVGRVETGILKPGMVVTFAPVNVTTEVKSVEMHHEALSEALPGDNVGFNVKNVSVKDVRRGNVAGDSKNDPPMEAAGFTAQVIILNHPGQISAGYAPVLDCHTAHIACKFAELKEKIDRRSGKKLEDGPKFLKSGDAAIVDMIPGKPMCVESFSDYPPLGRFAVRDMRQTVAVGVIKAVDKKAGGAGKVTKSAQKAQKAK from the exons ATGGGAAAGGAGAAGACCCACATCAACATCGTTGTCATTGGACATGTCGACTCTGGCAAGTCTACCACCACCGGTCATCTGATTTACAAATGTGGTGGCATTGATAAGAGGACCATTGAGAAGTTTGAGAAGGAAGCTGCTGAG ATGGGCAAGGGCTCCTTCAAGTACGCCTGGGTTTTGGACAAGCTGAAGGCAGAACGTGAACGTGGTATCACTATTGATATTTCACTGTGGAAATTTGAAACCAGCAAATACTATGTCACCATCATTGATGCCCCTGGACACAGAGACTTCATCAAAAACATGATTACTGGTACCTCCCAA GCTGACTGTGCTGTCCTGATTGTTGCTGCTGGTGTTGGTGAATTTGAAGCTGGTATCTCTAAGAATGGGCAGACCCGTGAGCATGCCCTTCTGGCCTACACTCTGGGTGTAAAACAACTCATTGTTGGTGTCAACAAAATGGATTCTACTGAGCCACCTTATAGCCAGAAGAGATATGAGGAAATTGTCAAAGAAGTCAGCACATACATAAAGAAAATCGGCTACAACCCAGATACTGTGGCTTTTGTACCAATTTCTGGCTGGAATGGAGATAACATGTTGGAGCCCAGCTCTAAT ATGCCCTGGTTTAAAGGATGGAAAGTGACCCGCAAAGATGGCAATGCTAGTGGTACTACACTGCTGGAAGCTCTGGATTCCATCTTGCCACCAACTCGTCCAACTGACAAACCTCTGCGTCTCCCTCTTCAGGATGTCTACAAAATTGGTG GGATTGGTACTGTTCCAGTTGGCCGTGTGGAAACTGGCATTCTAAAACCAGGCATGGTGGTAACATTTGCCCCCGTCAACGTTACAACTGAAGTAAAATCTGTTGAGATGCATCATGAGGCTCTAAGTGAAGCTTTGCCTGGTGACAATGTTGGCTTCAACGTGAAGAACGTATCTGTCAAAGATGTTCGTCGAGGAAACGTTGCTGGTGACAGCAAAAATGATCCCCCAATGGAAGCTGCAGGGTTTACAGCGCAG GTTATCATCCTGAACCACCCTGGCCAAATTAGTGCTGGCTATGCCCCTGTGCTGGATTGCCATACTGCTCACATTGCCTGCAAGTTTGCTGAGCTGAAGGAGAAGATCGATCGTCGTTCTGGCAAGAAATTGGAAGATGGCCCCAAATTCCTCAAGTCTGGAGATGCTGCCATTGTTGATATGATCCCAGGCAAACCCATGTGTGTCGAGAGTTTCTCTGACTATCCTCCTCTGG GCCGTTTTGCTGTGCGTGACATGAGACAGACTGTTGCCGTTGGTGTCATCAAGGCAGTGGATAAGAAAGCAGGCGGAGCCGGCAAGGTCACAAAGTCTGCCCAGAAGGCTCAGAAGGCTAAATGA